One genomic window of Roseateles sp. DAIF2 includes the following:
- the minC gene encoding septum site-determining protein MinC yields MTQVQEGRQSSRAAARAQEHFELKSATLGLLVLELKTADLEALAAELRQRLGDTPDVFDREPLLIDFTQLPQPAGDEATAQGELSLGAEPEIDLVALLALLRQYRMQPVAVAGAGPALLARAQALGLAEAPDVDPQPVARAEPRVQEVVREVIKEVIVERAVEVPVAPAEAPRTLVIDKPLRSGQQVYAKGCDLVVLALVSHGAEVIADGHIHVYAPLRGKAIAGARGNTEARIFAASLEAELIAIAGIYRTTENPLPDAVLGKPAQVRLEGEKLVMEPLKT; encoded by the coding sequence ATGACGCAGGTACAAGAGGGAAGGCAGTCGAGCCGGGCAGCAGCCCGGGCACAGGAGCATTTCGAGCTGAAGAGCGCGACGCTCGGCCTGCTGGTCCTGGAATTGAAGACCGCTGACCTGGAGGCGCTCGCCGCCGAGTTGCGCCAGCGCCTGGGTGACACTCCGGATGTGTTCGACCGCGAGCCGCTGCTGATCGACTTCACACAGCTGCCGCAGCCCGCGGGCGACGAAGCCACCGCGCAGGGCGAGTTGAGCCTGGGTGCCGAACCCGAGATCGATCTGGTCGCGCTGCTGGCCCTGCTGCGCCAGTACCGCATGCAGCCGGTGGCCGTGGCCGGCGCCGGCCCGGCCCTGCTGGCGCGGGCCCAGGCCCTGGGCCTGGCCGAGGCGCCCGATGTGGATCCGCAGCCCGTGGCGCGCGCCGAACCGCGCGTGCAGGAGGTGGTGCGCGAGGTCATCAAGGAGGTGATCGTCGAGCGCGCGGTCGAGGTGCCCGTGGCGCCGGCCGAGGCACCGCGCACCCTGGTGATCGACAAGCCATTGCGCAGTGGCCAGCAGGTCTATGCCAAGGGCTGCGACCTGGTGGTGCTGGCGCTGGTGAGCCATGGCGCCGAGGTGATCGCCGACGGCCATATCCATGTCTACGCACCGCTGCGCGGCAAGGCCATCGCCGGCGCGCGCGGCAATACCGAGGCGCGCATCTTCGCCGCCAGCCTGGAGGCGGAACTGATCGCGATCGCCGGCATTTACCGCACCACCGAGAACCCGCTGCCCGACGCCGTGCTGGGCAAGCCGGCCCAGGTGCGGCTGGAGGGCGAGAAGCTGGTGATGGAACCGCTCAAGACCTGA
- the minD gene encoding septum site-determining protein MinD — protein MSKIVVVTSGKGGVGKTTTSASFATGLAMRGYKTVVIDFDVGLRNLDLIMGCERRVVYDLINVVNDEIKLSQALIKDKQLEKLYILAASQTRDKDALKQEGVERVLEELKAMEFDYIVCDSPAGIETGALMAMHYADEALVVTNPEVSSVRDSDRILGMLNSKTKRAIEGKEPVKEHLLITRYNPNRVEGGQMLSLEDIHEILRTPLIGVIPESEVVLQASNQGLPAIHMKGSDVAEAYADVVGRFLGEDKPMRFIEAVKPGFFKRLFGGK, from the coding sequence ATGAGCAAGATCGTTGTCGTGACTTCCGGCAAGGGCGGGGTGGGCAAGACCACCACCAGCGCCAGCTTTGCAACAGGCCTCGCGATGCGCGGCTACAAGACCGTGGTGATCGACTTCGACGTCGGCCTGCGCAACCTGGACCTGATCATGGGCTGCGAGCGGCGCGTGGTCTACGACCTGATCAACGTGGTCAACGACGAGATCAAGCTGAGCCAGGCCCTGATCAAGGACAAGCAGCTGGAGAAGCTCTACATCCTGGCCGCCTCGCAGACGCGCGACAAGGATGCGCTGAAGCAGGAGGGCGTCGAGCGCGTGCTGGAGGAGCTGAAGGCGATGGAGTTCGACTACATCGTCTGCGACTCGCCGGCCGGCATCGAGACCGGCGCGCTGATGGCGATGCACTACGCCGACGAGGCCCTGGTCGTGACCAATCCCGAGGTCTCCTCGGTGCGCGACTCGGACCGCATCCTGGGCATGCTGAACAGCAAGACCAAGCGCGCGATCGAGGGCAAGGAGCCGGTCAAGGAGCATCTCTTGATCACCCGCTACAACCCGAACCGGGTCGAGGGCGGCCAGATGCTGTCGCTGGAGGACATCCACGAGATCCTGCGCACGCCGCTGATCGGCGTGATCCCGGAGTCCGAGGTGGTGCTGCAGGCCTCCAACCAGGGCCTGCCGGCGATCCACATGAAGGGCAGCGACGTGGCCGAGGCCTATGCCGACGTGGTGGGCCGCTTCCTGGGCGAGGACAAGCCGATGCGCTTCATCGAGGCGGTCAAGCCCGGTTTCTTCAAGCGCCTGTTCGGCGGCAAGTGA
- the minE gene encoding cell division topological specificity factor MinE → MGFLSFFLGEKKNTATVAKERLQLILAHERNGRSSSPDYLPQLQRELVAVISKYVSINPDDIKVHMEREGNLEVLEVKIELPEPSKV, encoded by the coding sequence ATGGGATTCCTGTCCTTCTTCCTCGGCGAGAAAAAGAACACCGCCACGGTGGCCAAGGAGCGCCTGCAGCTGATCCTGGCGCATGAGCGCAACGGCCGCAGCAGCAGCCCCGACTACCTGCCGCAGCTGCAGCGCGAACTGGTCGCGGTGATCTCCAAATACGTGTCGATCAATCCGGACGACATCAAGGTGCATATGGAGCGCGAGGGCAACCTCGAGGTGCTGGAAGTCAAGATCGAGCTCCCGGAGCCCAGCAAGGTCTGA
- a CDS encoding DUF488 domain-containing protein, which translates to MAIRIVRLGSPRAAGEGLRLGTVRRPPRGVPKAEFATRDFYDQWLPQLAPSLELMKFAQAAQASGEDKAWGQFVKKFRAELGEGETPRLLDLLAALSHGTPMALGCYCEDEARCHRSVLRALLAERGADLI; encoded by the coding sequence ATGGCCATCCGCATCGTCCGTCTCGGCAGCCCGCGCGCCGCGGGCGAGGGCCTGCGGCTGGGCACGGTGCGGCGCCCGCCGCGCGGCGTGCCCAAGGCCGAATTCGCCACGCGCGACTTCTACGACCAATGGTTGCCGCAGCTGGCGCCCTCGCTCGAGCTGATGAAGTTCGCGCAGGCCGCGCAGGCCAGCGGTGAGGACAAGGCCTGGGGCCAGTTCGTCAAGAAGTTCCGCGCCGAACTGGGCGAGGGCGAGACGCCGCGCCTGCTGGACCTGCTGGCCGCGCTGTCGCATGGCACGCCGATGGCGCTGGGCTGCTACTGCGAGGACGAGGCGCGCTGCCACCGCTCGGTGCTGCGCGCCCTGCTGGCCGAACGCGGCGCGGATCTGATCTAG
- a CDS encoding VF530 family DNA-binding protein: MSEEAAGNKPKDPLQGKTLEMIVTELAAYFGWQELGQRIPIRCFQSDPSVASSLKFLRKTPWARAKVESLYLFMLREQARNARP; this comes from the coding sequence ATGAGTGAAGAAGCCGCAGGCAACAAGCCCAAGGACCCGCTGCAGGGCAAGACCCTGGAGATGATCGTCACCGAGCTGGCCGCCTACTTCGGCTGGCAGGAGCTGGGGCAGCGCATCCCGATCCGCTGCTTCCAGAGTGATCCCAGCGTGGCCTCCAGTCTGAAGTTCCTGCGCAAGACACCCTGGGCGCGCGCCAAGGTGGAGAGCCTGTATCTCTTCATGCTGCGCGAGCAGGCGCGCAACGCCCGACCCTAG
- a CDS encoding 1-acyl-sn-glycerol-3-phosphate acyltransferase, with product MHRTIFTTPVVNTLLRAFSRGFLKLTGWKLDGALPPDQTKCVLIAAPHTSNWDLPYTLMVAFALRLNIYWMGKRQIFAWPFGPVMRWLGGIPVHREQSNNLVAASAAALVAADGPVQLIVPPEGTRAKTRYWKTGFYWIAHTARVPIVLAYMDYERKLSGLGPVFTPTGNVEADMAEIKKFYAPFKGKNWRQFDHE from the coding sequence ATGCACCGCACGATCTTCACGACGCCCGTCGTCAACACCCTGCTGCGCGCCTTCTCGCGCGGCTTCCTGAAACTCACCGGCTGGAAGCTGGACGGCGCGTTGCCGCCCGACCAGACCAAATGCGTGCTGATCGCCGCGCCGCACACCAGCAACTGGGACCTGCCCTATACCCTGATGGTGGCCTTCGCGCTGCGCCTGAACATCTACTGGATGGGCAAGCGCCAGATCTTCGCCTGGCCCTTCGGGCCGGTGATGCGCTGGCTGGGCGGCATCCCGGTGCACCGCGAGCAATCGAACAATCTGGTGGCGGCCTCGGCCGCGGCCCTGGTCGCGGCCGATGGGCCGGTGCAGCTGATCGTGCCGCCCGAGGGCACGCGCGCCAAGACCCGCTACTGGAAGACCGGCTTTTACTGGATCGCCCATACCGCCCGGGTGCCGATCGTGCTGGCTTATATGGACTACGAGCGCAAGCTCAGCGGCCTGGGCCCGGTGTTCACGCCGACCGGCAATGTCGAGGCCGACATGGCCGAGATCAAGAAGTTCTACGCCCCCTTCAAGGGCAAGAACTGGCGCCAGTTCGACCATGAGTGA
- a CDS encoding methyl-accepting chemotaxis protein, with amino-acid sequence MSVLQLNNWRLRTRVLAGFALVILLMMVASAVGIVRVSMLNQRIERLVEVDMRALELSRQWAGMSEGSIQRRIVSMAVDDEVFVKAFTRRSKEISERIDKVQAELDKISKSPEADRLNDVIGEARKKYQASRDDLMQRKKAGENIQSRVAEELIPAMEAYLQTIDRYADHTREVLQVARREAEGEAQTTRSLVLGLMLLAMLAGIGIALAITRSVTAPLVRAQALTQAIAGGDLSTRAVVEGQDELAALNRSLQQMQTQLSGTITGVRRAAEQVRLASAEIATGNMDLSNRTEQAASSLEQTGAAMAQLGDGVKLNADAAREADQLAQSASSVAGRGGAMVEQVVSTMSEIQQSSNKIADIIGVIDGIAFQTNILALNAAVEAARAGEQGRGFAVVAGEVRALAQRSAQAAREIKALISASVERVEGGSRLVAETGSTMREVVDSVQRVTRIIGEISGSTASQALTLGEIGQAVQQLDQMTQQNAALVEESAAAAASLKEQAAQLVEAVAGFRLARD; translated from the coding sequence ATGTCCGTTCTGCAACTCAACAACTGGCGCCTGCGCACCCGTGTGCTGGCCGGCTTCGCCCTGGTGATCCTGCTGATGATGGTCGCCTCGGCCGTCGGCATCGTGCGGGTGTCGATGCTGAACCAGCGCATCGAGCGCCTCGTCGAGGTGGACATGCGCGCGCTCGAGCTGTCGCGCCAATGGGCCGGCATGAGCGAGGGCAGCATCCAGCGCCGCATCGTCTCGATGGCGGTGGACGACGAGGTCTTCGTCAAGGCCTTCACGCGCCGCTCCAAGGAGATCTCGGAGCGCATCGACAAGGTGCAGGCCGAGCTCGACAAGATCAGCAAGTCGCCCGAGGCGGACCGACTGAACGACGTGATCGGCGAGGCGCGCAAGAAATACCAGGCCTCGCGCGATGACCTGATGCAGCGCAAGAAGGCCGGCGAGAACATCCAGAGCCGCGTCGCCGAGGAGCTGATCCCGGCGATGGAGGCCTATCTGCAGACCATCGACCGCTACGCCGACCACACCCGCGAGGTGCTGCAGGTGGCGCGCCGCGAGGCCGAGGGCGAGGCCCAGACCACGCGCAGCCTGGTGCTGGGCCTGATGCTGCTGGCGATGCTGGCGGGCATCGGCATCGCGCTGGCGATCACCCGCTCGGTGACCGCGCCGCTGGTGCGCGCCCAGGCCCTGACCCAGGCGATCGCCGGCGGCGACCTCAGCACCCGCGCCGTGGTCGAAGGCCAGGACGAGCTGGCCGCGCTGAACCGTTCGCTGCAGCAGATGCAGACCCAGCTGTCCGGCACCATCACCGGCGTGCGTCGCGCGGCCGAGCAGGTGCGCCTGGCCTCGGCCGAGATCGCCACCGGCAATATGGACCTCTCGAACCGCACCGAGCAGGCCGCCAGCAGCCTGGAGCAGACGGGCGCCGCGATGGCCCAGTTGGGCGATGGCGTCAAGTTGAATGCCGACGCGGCCCGCGAGGCCGACCAGCTGGCGCAGAGCGCCTCCAGCGTGGCCGGCCGCGGCGGCGCGATGGTCGAGCAGGTGGTCAGCACGATGAGCGAGATCCAGCAATCGTCCAACAAGATCGCCGACATCATCGGCGTGATCGACGGCATCGCCTTCCAGACCAATATCCTGGCGCTGAACGCCGCGGTGGAAGCCGCGCGCGCCGGCGAACAGGGCCGCGGCTTCGCGGTGGTGGCCGGCGAGGTGCGCGCGCTGGCGCAGCGCAGCGCCCAGGCCGCGCGGGAGATCAAGGCGTTGATCTCGGCCTCGGTCGAGCGCGTCGAGGGCGGCAGCCGCCTGGTCGCCGAGACCGGCAGCACGATGCGCGAGGTGGTGGACAGCGTGCAACGCGTCACCCGCATCATCGGCGAGATCTCCGGCTCCACCGCCAGCCAGGCCCTGACCCTGGGCGAGATCGGCCAGGCGGTGCAGCAGCTGGACCAGATGACGCAGCAGAATGCCGCCCTGGTCGAGGAATCCGCGGCGGCCGCCGCCAGCCTGAAGGAGCAGGCGGCGCAGTTGGTGGAAGCGGTGGCGGGCTTCAGGCTGGCGCGGGACTGA
- a CDS encoding 2Fe-2S iron-sulfur cluster-binding protein, with protein sequence MNRPEDDAGPALFKVEIAPQGWQFDCAPDQTLLLAALEWGFRMPHSCRNGSCRACIARLLAGRIEHRIEWPGLSAEEKAEGWILPCVACPREPLRVEAPATVSLFDAP encoded by the coding sequence ATGAACCGACCCGAGGATGATGCCGGCCCGGCCCTTTTCAAGGTGGAGATCGCGCCGCAGGGCTGGCAGTTCGACTGCGCGCCCGACCAGACCCTGCTGCTGGCCGCGCTGGAATGGGGCTTTCGCATGCCGCATTCCTGCCGCAACGGCAGCTGCCGCGCCTGCATCGCGCGCCTGCTGGCCGGCCGTATCGAGCACCGCATCGAATGGCCCGGCCTGTCGGCCGAGGAAAAGGCCGAGGGCTGGATCCTGCCCTGCGTGGCCTGCCCGCGCGAGCCGCTGCGCGTCGAGGCGCCGGCCACGGTCAGCCTGTTCGACGCGCCCTGA
- a CDS encoding DUF502 domain-containing protein, whose protein sequence is MTPVAPIAASARRHLLRTFITGFLAVLPLVVTLALLSWVVSLLLQFVGPGSWLGRQLGWLGLTLTSSEPMAYLLGLALMLTGVYFLGLLVEAQLQTRLRGWLEGLISRIPVVGTIYDLLRRMVEMLSKRDEAGVRAMAPVWCHFGGVKPEGGALVLGLLSSPEPVSIDGVDYVAVIVPTAPVPVGGGLLYLPTHWVRPAEMGVEGLTSLYVSMGVTTPEVLGRAAKP, encoded by the coding sequence ATGACTCCCGTCGCCCCGATCGCCGCCTCGGCACGCCGCCACCTGCTGCGCACCTTCATCACCGGCTTCCTGGCCGTGCTGCCCCTGGTGGTCACCCTGGCGCTGCTGAGCTGGGTGGTCTCGCTGCTGCTGCAGTTCGTCGGCCCCGGCAGCTGGCTGGGCCGGCAGTTGGGCTGGCTGGGTCTGACCCTGACCAGCTCCGAGCCCATGGCCTATCTGCTGGGCCTGGCCCTGATGCTGACGGGCGTCTACTTCCTGGGCCTGCTGGTCGAGGCGCAGCTGCAGACGCGGCTGCGCGGCTGGCTGGAGGGCCTGATTTCGCGCATCCCGGTGGTCGGCACGATCTACGACCTGCTGCGCCGCATGGTCGAGATGCTGTCCAAGCGCGACGAGGCCGGCGTGCGCGCGATGGCGCCGGTCTGGTGCCATTTCGGCGGCGTCAAGCCGGAGGGCGGGGCGCTGGTGCTGGGCCTGTTGTCCAGCCCCGAGCCGGTCAGCATCGACGGGGTCGACTATGTCGCGGTGATCGTGCCCACCGCGCCGGTGCCGGTCGGCGGCGGGCTGCTGTACCTGCCGACCCATTGGGTCCGGCCGGCCGAGATGGGCGTCGAGGGGCTGACCAGCCTTTATGTCTCGATGGGCGTCACCACGCCCGAGGTGCTGGGGCGCGCGGCCAAACCCTGA
- a CDS encoding M3 family metallopeptidase: protein MTTMTIADAQRFFDALNRDYLQVHQAKEELFWSTYMGTSEDHEGFAAAEAQYKDFISDPARLEATRAHLAAIEAADGDAAAALRHGLRGWQALFEAHIVDQPEARALMRELIAAEAALFAKKKNLAPTHFNERGEREVASLSMLATNMATNPSEAARRSSHEAYGEVERWVLENGFLDLVRLRNRLARLQGFENYFDYKLRKNERMTPAQLFAVLDDFIERTEAAQARALRELKSRHGSAALQPWNLRFFSGGDVVRRMDEYMPFGPALRRWVESFRRLGISYRGATLQLDLLERAGKYQNGFCHGPMPAFYDAAGRWVPGRINFTAEAKPDQVGSGLRAINTLFHEGGHAAHFANVTQNSPCFSQEFAPTSMAYAETQSMFCDSLLNDADWLKRYARNAAGEPIPDALIRERIGSVQPMRAFDERAIAVVPYFEAALYAMDEAELTPEAVLALARATERRIQGMEAGGPRPLLAIPHLLNQESAASYQGYLLAHMAVYQTRAFFLREQGYLADNPAIGPALAEHYWGPGNSIDHDATLRRLTGEGFSARYLAEACNESVDEAWERAQAAIAAAAARAPGEELPALDATIRIVHGAELLADSGEGEEAMCRRFEAWVAEHYPSP from the coding sequence ATGACGACGATGACGATCGCCGATGCCCAGCGCTTCTTCGACGCGCTGAACCGCGACTACCTGCAGGTCCACCAGGCCAAGGAAGAGCTGTTCTGGTCTACCTATATGGGCACCAGCGAGGACCATGAAGGCTTCGCGGCCGCCGAGGCGCAGTACAAGGATTTCATCTCCGACCCGGCCCGGCTGGAGGCCACCCGCGCGCATCTGGCCGCGATCGAAGCGGCGGATGGCGACGCGGCCGCCGCGCTGCGCCATGGCCTGCGCGGCTGGCAGGCGCTGTTCGAGGCCCATATCGTCGACCAGCCCGAGGCGCGCGCGCTGATGCGCGAGCTGATCGCCGCCGAGGCGGCGCTGTTCGCGAAGAAGAAGAACCTGGCGCCAACGCATTTCAACGAGCGCGGTGAGCGCGAGGTGGCCTCGCTGTCGATGCTGGCCACCAATATGGCCACCAACCCGAGCGAGGCGGCGCGGCGCAGCTCCCACGAGGCCTATGGCGAGGTGGAGCGCTGGGTGCTGGAGAACGGCTTCCTGGACCTGGTGCGGCTGCGCAACCGGCTGGCGCGGCTGCAGGGCTTCGAGAACTACTTCGACTACAAGCTGCGCAAGAACGAGCGCATGACGCCGGCCCAGCTGTTCGCGGTGCTGGACGACTTCATCGAGCGCACCGAGGCCGCGCAGGCGCGCGCGCTGCGCGAGCTGAAGTCGCGCCATGGCAGCGCCGCGCTGCAGCCCTGGAATCTGCGCTTCTTCAGCGGCGGCGATGTGGTGCGGCGCATGGATGAGTACATGCCCTTCGGCCCGGCGCTGCGTCGCTGGGTCGAGAGCTTCCGGCGCTTGGGGATCAGCTACCGCGGCGCGACCCTGCAGCTGGACCTGCTGGAGCGCGCCGGCAAGTACCAGAACGGCTTCTGCCACGGTCCGATGCCGGCCTTCTACGACGCCGCCGGGCGCTGGGTGCCGGGCCGCATCAACTTCACCGCCGAGGCCAAGCCCGACCAGGTGGGCAGCGGGCTGCGCGCGATCAACACCCTGTTCCACGAGGGCGGCCATGCCGCGCATTTCGCCAATGTGACGCAGAACTCGCCCTGCTTCTCGCAGGAGTTCGCGCCGACCTCGATGGCCTATGCCGAGACCCAGTCGATGTTCTGCGACAGCCTGCTGAACGATGCCGACTGGCTCAAGCGCTATGCCCGCAATGCCGCCGGCGAGCCGATCCCCGACGCGCTGATCCGCGAGCGCATCGGCAGCGTGCAGCCGATGCGCGCCTTCGACGAGCGCGCGATCGCGGTGGTGCCTTACTTCGAGGCCGCGCTGTATGCGATGGACGAGGCCGAGCTGACGCCCGAGGCGGTGCTGGCGCTGGCGCGCGCGACCGAGCGCCGCATCCAGGGCATGGAGGCCGGCGGCCCGCGGCCGCTGCTGGCGATCCCGCATCTGCTGAACCAGGAATCGGCCGCGTCCTACCAGGGCTATCTGCTGGCCCATATGGCGGTCTACCAGACCCGCGCCTTCTTCCTGCGCGAGCAGGGCTACCTGGCCGACAACCCGGCGATCGGCCCGGCGCTGGCCGAGCATTACTGGGGCCCGGGCAACAGCATCGACCATGACGCCACCCTGCGCCGACTGACCGGCGAGGGCTTCTCGGCGCGCTACCTGGCCGAGGCCTGCAACGAATCGGTGGACGAGGCCTGGGAACGCGCCCAGGCCGCGATCGCCGCGGCCGCGGCGCGCGCGCCCGGCGAAGAGTTGCCGGCGCTGGACGCGACGATCCGCATCGTGCATGGCGCGGAGCTGCTGGCCGACAGCGGCGAGGGCGAGGAGGCGATGTGCCGGCGCTTCGAGGCCTGGGTGGCCGAGCATTACCCGAGCCCGTGA
- a CDS encoding M48 family metallopeptidase, with protein sequence MSPAAAPAPLLKYLAGYPAALLAQVQGLIDAGRLGTYLAERYPEPHAVRSDKALFDYTQALKQRFMRNAEPLNKVCFDAKLKVIQHALGTHTRAQTVQGAKLKTRREIRVATLFKDAPADFLRMIVVHELAHIRELDHNKAFYQLCEHMEPRYGQLEFDLRLWLTMREMAPADQVPAAGET encoded by the coding sequence GTGAGTCCTGCTGCTGCCCCCGCGCCCCTGCTGAAGTACCTGGCCGGCTACCCGGCCGCGCTGCTGGCCCAGGTGCAGGGCCTGATCGATGCCGGCCGGCTCGGTACCTATCTGGCCGAGCGTTATCCCGAGCCCCATGCGGTGCGCAGCGACAAGGCCCTGTTCGACTACACGCAGGCCCTGAAGCAGCGCTTCATGCGCAATGCCGAGCCGCTGAACAAGGTCTGCTTCGATGCCAAGCTGAAGGTGATCCAGCATGCGCTGGGCACGCATACCCGGGCCCAGACCGTGCAGGGCGCCAAGCTGAAGACCCGCCGCGAGATCCGCGTCGCCACCCTGTTCAAGGACGCCCCGGCCGACTTCCTGCGCATGATCGTCGTGCACGAGCTGGCGCATATCCGCGAACTGGATCACAACAAGGCCTTCTACCAGCTCTGCGAGCACATGGAGCCGCGCTACGGGCAGCTGGAGTTTGATCTGAGGTTGTGGTTGACCATGCGGGAGATGGCGCCGGCGGATCAAGTTCCGGCAGCTGGCGAGACCTGA
- a CDS encoding phytanoyl-CoA dioxygenase family protein yields the protein MSAELLFSQGYLAVPALLPDYECDHLTAAIEQALPTSAGTRCLLSLDWCQDLALRLRAHPGLAALLPTGHVAVQCSYFAKSPSRNWLVPIHQDLSIPVAARVDGSGLRLRCWSEKEGLLFMLAPVDLLDRLLAVRVHLDPCGPDDGPLLVIPGTHRQGLIAPQAAVAARREQKKPTPCVLARGDVLLTRPLLLHASSKAGAASASRRRVLHFLFSPRNLPGGLRWRHEVRRRSAPPRSSLLRRQHPPHPRLQPFLLARQRRLVPMRGAPERDGQQHQHAGEGQGEDDGGGLQGLDAADWR from the coding sequence ATGAGTGCCGAGCTTCTGTTCTCGCAGGGTTACCTCGCCGTACCGGCGCTACTGCCCGACTACGAGTGCGATCACCTCACCGCCGCGATCGAGCAGGCGCTGCCGACCTCGGCCGGCACCCGCTGCCTGCTGTCGCTCGATTGGTGTCAAGACCTGGCCCTGCGGCTGCGGGCGCATCCGGGTCTGGCCGCGCTGCTGCCGACCGGGCATGTGGCGGTGCAGTGCAGCTATTTCGCCAAGTCGCCCTCGCGCAACTGGCTGGTGCCGATCCATCAGGACCTCAGCATTCCGGTGGCGGCGCGGGTGGACGGGAGCGGTCTGCGGCTGCGCTGCTGGTCCGAGAAGGAGGGGCTGCTGTTCATGCTGGCCCCGGTCGATCTGCTCGATCGGCTGCTCGCCGTGCGGGTGCATCTGGACCCCTGTGGCCCCGACGATGGGCCGCTGCTGGTGATCCCCGGCACCCATCGCCAGGGGCTGATCGCGCCGCAGGCCGCGGTGGCGGCGCGGCGTGAGCAAAAAAAGCCGACGCCCTGCGTGCTGGCGCGCGGCGATGTGCTGCTGACGCGGCCGCTGCTGTTGCATGCTTCGTCCAAGGCCGGTGCAGCCTCCGCCAGCCGGCGCCGGGTGCTGCATTTCCTGTTCAGCCCGCGCAATCTGCCCGGCGGCCTGCGCTGGCGACACGAGGTCCGACGACGATCGGCGCCGCCGCGTTCTTCACTCCTCCGGCGGCAGCACCCGCCGCATCCTCGCCTGCAGCCGTTTCTCCTCGCGCGTCAGCGCCGCCTCGTCCCGATGCGCGGCGCGCCAGAGCGCGACGGCCAGCAGCACCAGCACGCCGGTGAAGGGCAGGGCGAAGACGATGGTGGCGGTCTGCAGGGCCTTGATGCCGCCGACTGGCGGTGA
- a CDS encoding tRNA-dihydrouridine synthase, translated as MILLAPMEGLLDHMLRDVLTRVGGIDRCVSEFIRITDMLMPNRVFTRIVPELLNGGRTPAGVPVRAQLLGSDPSCMAENAAKLAALGPEGIDLNFGCPAKCVNRHRGGAVLLDEPELIHQIVGAVRRAVPAHLPVSAKMRLGYLDDARTLDCALAMVAGGAGELVIHARTKADGYKPPAYWDRIAKVREAVAVPVVANGEIWTLEDARRCRAESGCEDLMLGRGMVADPGLALALVGSGAQAPDWAALQPLLHRFWVLVQAEVAPRHQAGRLKQWLHYLRRRHPEAEEAYQRVRTINDPAALSLALFGTEEESVPEFKEAA; from the coding sequence ATGATTTTGCTGGCGCCGATGGAGGGCCTGCTGGACCACATGCTGCGCGATGTGCTGACCCGTGTCGGCGGCATCGATCGCTGTGTGTCCGAGTTCATCCGCATCACCGATATGTTGATGCCCAACCGTGTCTTCACCCGCATCGTGCCCGAGCTGCTGAACGGCGGCCGCACGCCGGCGGGCGTGCCGGTGCGCGCCCAGCTGCTGGGCTCGGACCCCAGCTGCATGGCCGAGAACGCCGCCAAGCTGGCCGCGCTGGGCCCCGAGGGGATCGATCTGAACTTCGGCTGCCCGGCCAAATGCGTGAACCGGCATCGGGGCGGCGCGGTGCTGCTGGACGAGCCGGAGCTGATCCACCAGATCGTCGGCGCGGTGCGGCGCGCGGTGCCGGCGCATCTGCCGGTCTCGGCCAAGATGCGCCTGGGCTATCTGGACGATGCCAGGACGCTGGACTGCGCGCTGGCGATGGTGGCCGGCGGCGCCGGCGAGCTGGTGATCCATGCCCGCACCAAGGCCGACGGCTACAAGCCGCCGGCCTACTGGGACCGCATCGCCAAGGTGCGCGAGGCGGTGGCCGTGCCGGTGGTCGCCAACGGCGAGATCTGGACGCTCGAGGATGCGCGGCGCTGCCGCGCCGAATCGGGTTGCGAGGACCTGATGCTGGGCCGCGGCATGGTGGCCGATCCGGGCCTGGCGCTGGCCCTGGTCGGCAGCGGCGCGCAGGCACCGGACTGGGCGGCGCTGCAGCCGCTGCTGCACCGCTTCTGGGTGCTGGTGCAGGCCGAGGTCGCGCCGCGCCACCAGGCCGGGCGGCTGAAGCAATGGCTGCATTACCTGCGCCGACGCCACCCCGAGGCCGAGGAAGCCTATCAACGCGTGCGCACGATCAACGACCCGGCCGCGCTGAGCCTGGCGCTGTTCGGCACAGAGGAGGAGTCAGTGCCCGAGTTCAAGGAAGCGGCGTGA